The proteins below are encoded in one region of Pseudomonas putida S13.1.2:
- a CDS encoding type II secretion system protein, whose translation MKARRHVQGFSLIEVVLTLALLGLLASMAAPLTETVVRRGKEQQLREALYQIRDAIDAYKRAFDAGYIEKRLDASGYPPNLQVLVDGVRDVRSAKGAKFYFLRRIPHDPLVAAKDEDEGAWGLRAYDSSPDSPREGEDVFDVYSRARGKGLNNIPYGQW comes from the coding sequence ATGAAAGCCCGCCGCCACGTGCAGGGCTTCAGCCTGATCGAAGTGGTGCTGACCCTGGCGCTGCTCGGGCTGCTGGCCAGCATGGCCGCGCCGCTGACCGAAACCGTGGTGCGCCGTGGCAAGGAGCAGCAACTGCGCGAGGCGCTGTACCAGATTCGCGATGCCATCGACGCCTACAAGCGGGCCTTTGACGCTGGCTACATCGAGAAGCGCCTGGATGCCAGCGGCTATCCGCCGAACCTGCAGGTGCTGGTGGACGGCGTGCGCGATGTGCGCAGTGCCAAGGGCGCCAAGTTCTACTTCCTGCGACGCATCCCGCATGACCCGCTGGTGGCGGCCAAGGATGAAGACGAAGGCGCCTGGGGCCTGCGGGCCTACGACAGCAGCCCCGACAGCCCGCGTGAAGGCGAAGACGTGTTTGACGTGTATTCCAGGGCACGCGGCAAAGGCCTCAACAACATCCCTTACGGGCAATGGTGA
- a CDS encoding secretin N-terminal domain-containing protein gives MKSSKLCKPAPFLLVALCVAIAGCGSSAVRKDSDQLMKEGQYEAGIARLEDALRDDPRDTELNIALAHSRQAAVEALLTQADTDRIRHDFANARMGYGRVLTLEPNNRRAQEGTRQLELIRTLDERVALGQAALRQGDLFGAERYMREVLRLDPQNQKGIALRSDIENVQARTAQPFPQLRSKLDRPVTLEFRDANLKTIFEVLSQVAGINFIFDKDMRPDMKATIFVREVRIEDAVALLLEQNQLRQKIVNDNTLMVYPDSPQKTKDYQELVMRTFYLTSIDANTALNMVKTMLKTRDVFVDERLNTLTMRDTPDAVRMAEKLLQSQDQSNPEVVLEVEVMEVATSRILDLGLQWPNTFGVLTSDGKSVSVLDQLRGIDSSRISISPAPQAKINAQDKDINTLASPVIRVSNREQARIHIGQRVPIISATSVPSTQGPVITESVTYLDVGLKLEVQPTVHLNNEVAIKVALEVSNATPLEATRQGTIPVQVDTRNAQTTLRLHDGETQVLAGLVRNDHNASGNKIPGLGDIPGLGRLFGSNKDDMSKSELVLAITPRIVRNLPYQSPSDMEFSTGTESAMQVRQMAPLPPMDVPGNAPTTDAPVVDSQMAVAPANGSPRP, from the coding sequence ATGAAGTCGTCAAAGCTGTGCAAGCCTGCTCCGTTCCTGCTTGTGGCGTTGTGCGTGGCCATTGCCGGCTGCGGCTCCAGCGCGGTACGCAAGGACAGCGACCAACTGATGAAGGAGGGCCAATACGAAGCCGGCATCGCCCGGCTGGAAGACGCCCTGCGCGATGACCCGCGCGATACCGAACTGAACATCGCCTTGGCCCACAGCCGCCAGGCCGCCGTGGAGGCACTGCTGACCCAGGCCGATACCGACCGCATCCGCCATGACTTTGCCAACGCCCGCATGGGCTATGGCCGGGTGCTGACCCTGGAGCCGAACAACCGCCGCGCCCAGGAGGGCACGCGCCAGCTGGAGCTGATCCGTACCCTCGACGAGCGCGTGGCCCTGGGCCAGGCAGCATTGCGCCAGGGCGACCTGTTCGGCGCCGAGCGCTACATGCGCGAAGTGCTGCGCCTGGACCCGCAAAACCAGAAGGGCATCGCCCTGCGCAGCGACATCGAGAACGTCCAGGCGCGCACCGCGCAGCCCTTTCCGCAGCTGCGCAGCAAGCTGGATCGGCCGGTCACCCTGGAATTTCGCGATGCCAACCTGAAGACCATTTTCGAAGTGCTGTCCCAGGTCGCTGGCATCAATTTCATCTTCGACAAAGACATGCGCCCGGACATGAAAGCCACCATTTTCGTGCGTGAAGTGCGCATCGAGGACGCTGTGGCGTTGCTGCTGGAGCAGAACCAGCTGCGCCAGAAGATCGTCAACGACAACACCCTGATGGTTTACCCCGACTCGCCGCAGAAGACCAAGGACTACCAGGAACTGGTCATGCGCACCTTCTACCTGACCAGCATCGACGCCAATACCGCGCTGAACATGGTCAAGACCATGCTCAAGACCCGCGACGTGTTTGTCGACGAGCGCCTCAATACGCTGACCATGCGCGACACCCCAGATGCCGTGCGCATGGCCGAGAAGCTGCTGCAGTCGCAAGACCAGTCCAACCCCGAGGTGGTACTGGAGGTGGAGGTGATGGAGGTGGCTACCTCGCGCATCCTCGACCTTGGCCTGCAATGGCCCAACACCTTCGGCGTGCTGACGTCCGACGGCAAGTCGGTGAGCGTGCTCGACCAATTGCGTGGCATCGACTCCAGCCGCATCAGCATCTCGCCGGCCCCGCAGGCCAAGATCAATGCCCAGGACAAGGACATCAATACCCTGGCGAGCCCGGTGATCCGCGTCAGCAACCGTGAGCAGGCGCGCATTCACATCGGCCAGCGAGTGCCGATCATCAGCGCCACTTCGGTGCCGTCCACCCAGGGCCCGGTGATTACCGAAAGTGTCACCTACCTGGACGTGGGCCTGAAGCTTGAAGTGCAGCCTACCGTGCACCTGAACAACGAAGTGGCGATCAAGGTGGCGCTGGAAGTCAGCAACGCCACCCCGCTGGAGGCTACCCGCCAGGGCACCATCCCGGTCCAGGTAGATACCCGCAATGCCCAGACCACTCTGCGCCTGCACGATGGCGAAACCCAGGTGCTGGCCGGCCTGGTGCGCAACGACCACAACGCCAGCGGCAACAAGATCCCGGGCCTTGGTGATATCCCCGGCCTGGGCCGGCTGTTCGGCAGCAACAAGGACGACATGAGCAAGTCCGAGCTGGTGCTGGCGATCACCCCGCGCATTGTGCGCAACCTGCCGTACCAGAGCCCGTCGGACATGGAGTTTTCCACCGGCACCGAGTCGGCCATGCAAGTGCGCCAGATGGCACCACTGCCGCCGATGGATGTGCCCGGCAATGCACCCACCACCGACGCCCCCGTGGTGGACAGCCAGATGGCGGTCGCCCCGGCCAACGGGAGCCCACGGCCATGA
- the pilO gene encoding type 4a pilus biogenesis protein PilO, with product MRALESLNSLILQERLRRVGPVGLAAAAVGLLAVGVVCAGVLPQWQSVRELRATEADASVQIERVRRGEVKIAVKPEQQALDTLRQQLPGQPQASELIERLYHLASAEHISLARGEYALGIDPKTQLARYQIVLPVRGSYPQIRGFLKGLLKQLPTLVLEDLELQRKRIGDSELNARLRMTLYLSRS from the coding sequence ATGCGCGCCCTTGAATCGCTGAACAGCCTGATCCTCCAGGAACGCCTGCGCCGCGTCGGCCCGGTTGGCCTGGCCGCCGCCGCCGTGGGTTTGCTGGCGGTGGGCGTGGTGTGCGCCGGGGTGCTGCCGCAGTGGCAAAGCGTACGTGAGCTGCGCGCCACTGAAGCGGACGCCAGCGTACAAATCGAGCGAGTCAGGCGTGGCGAGGTGAAGATCGCCGTCAAGCCCGAGCAGCAGGCGCTGGACACCCTTCGCCAGCAACTGCCGGGGCAGCCCCAGGCCAGCGAGCTGATCGAGCGCCTGTACCATCTTGCCAGCGCCGAGCACATCAGCCTCGCGCGTGGTGAGTATGCCCTGGGCATTGATCCCAAGACCCAGCTGGCGCGCTACCAGATCGTGCTGCCAGTGCGCGGCAGCTACCCGCAGATTCGCGGCTTTCTCAAAGGCCTGCTGAAGCAGCTGCCCACCCTTGTGCTGGAAGACCTCGAGCTGCAACGCAAACGCATCGGCGACAGCGAGCTGAATGCCCGCCTGCGCATGACCCTTTACCTGTCGAGGTCATGA
- a CDS encoding pilus assembly protein — protein MRRLELEFQPRRSGPLAWSLLALGCAIVAGLVLLQHNLQTEQVDLEASVHSLELQLGRRPATTAPQTTAASREQAERLAQMRSVSQQLQRPWQQLFAMLEALPQDDVALLGLTPDARKGQVRIAAEARNLEAMLQYHQRLEASAELSDVSLLNHEVLAAQPEHPVRFTLTATWETGHARP, from the coding sequence ATGCGCCGCCTCGAGCTGGAATTCCAACCCCGGCGCAGTGGCCCGCTGGCCTGGTCGCTGCTGGCCCTGGGCTGCGCCATCGTCGCCGGCCTGGTGTTGCTGCAACATAACTTGCAGACCGAGCAGGTAGACCTTGAGGCCAGCGTGCACAGCCTGGAGCTGCAACTGGGCCGCCGTCCGGCAACCACTGCCCCGCAAACTACTGCTGCCAGCCGTGAGCAGGCCGAGCGTCTGGCACAAATGCGCAGTGTGTCACAACAACTGCAACGCCCATGGCAGCAGCTGTTCGCCATGCTCGAAGCCTTGCCGCAGGACGATGTCGCGCTGCTCGGCCTGACCCCGGACGCGCGCAAAGGCCAGGTCCGTATCGCCGCTGAAGCGCGCAACCTGGAAGCGATGTTGCAGTACCACCAGCGCCTGGAAGCCAGCGCGGAGCTCAGCGATGTCTCGCTGCTCAACCACGAGGTGTTGGCCGCGCAGCCTGAGCACCCGGTGCGCTTTACCCTCACTGCGACCTGGGAGACCGGCCATGCGCGCCCTTGA
- a CDS encoding GspE/PulE family protein yields the protein MPAKNPAPFSAYPRDLLAQARLQASDERLLNCLERLACDNPDTFTRRLGLTLHYPVLGSHTLLASSPRFDKVSLAACLKREFVLIEQGGQLLGVFADPFDPARLAWIDDVLQGAPLYLAHAAELATFLARHEESFHAVDALDHDAEASSEGDPLQRLSLASISEDQSRVVKLVNSTLYDALKLHASDIHLGMTGQGLTIKYRIDGVLNGAGKASGSAFADQVISRIKVMAELDIGEKRVPQDGRFKVAVGDRQIDFRVSIMPSIFGEDAVLRVLDKQDLSDRVSGVQLQALGFADETLRALRRLAAEPYGMILVTGPTGSGKTTTLYAMISEINHGVDKIITIEDPVEYQLPGVLQIPVNEKKGLTFARGLRSILRHDPDKILVGEIRDPDTAQIAVQSALTGHLVFTTIHANNVFDVIGRFSQMQVDPYSFVSALNAVLAQRLIRLACTHCSSPCEVDDDTLYGSGLSREGVAGWKFVRVQGCGQCRGSGFRGRSAIAELLHLDDDLRQMIVERRPLSQIKTLACQRGLRLLRASALDLVRDGRTTLEEINRVTFI from the coding sequence ATGCCCGCGAAGAACCCGGCACCCTTCTCAGCCTACCCCCGCGACCTGCTGGCCCAGGCCCGTCTGCAAGCCAGCGACGAGCGCCTGCTCAACTGCCTCGAACGCCTTGCTTGCGACAACCCCGATACCTTCACCCGTCGCCTGGGCCTGACCCTGCATTACCCGGTGCTGGGCAGCCACACCCTGCTGGCCAGCAGCCCACGCTTCGACAAAGTCAGCCTGGCCGCGTGCCTGAAGCGCGAATTTGTGCTGATCGAGCAGGGCGGCCAGCTGTTGGGCGTGTTCGCCGACCCCTTCGACCCCGCCCGCCTGGCCTGGATCGACGATGTGCTGCAAGGCGCGCCGCTGTACCTGGCCCACGCCGCCGAACTGGCCACCTTCCTGGCCCGCCACGAAGAAAGCTTCCACGCCGTCGATGCCCTTGACCACGACGCCGAGGCCAGCAGCGAAGGCGACCCGCTGCAACGCCTTTCGCTGGCCAGCATCAGCGAAGACCAGAGCCGCGTGGTCAAGCTGGTCAACTCCACCCTGTACGACGCCCTCAAGCTGCACGCCAGCGACATCCACCTGGGCATGACCGGCCAGGGCCTGACCATCAAGTACCGCATCGACGGTGTGCTCAACGGTGCCGGCAAGGCCAGTGGCAGTGCCTTCGCCGACCAGGTGATCTCCCGCATCAAGGTCATGGCCGAGCTCGACATCGGCGAAAAACGCGTGCCCCAGGACGGCCGCTTCAAGGTGGCTGTGGGCGACCGGCAAATCGATTTCCGGGTATCGATCATGCCCAGCATCTTTGGCGAAGACGCCGTGCTGCGGGTGCTCGACAAGCAGGACTTGTCCGACCGGGTCAGCGGCGTGCAGCTGCAGGCCCTGGGCTTTGCCGACGAAACCCTGCGCGCCCTGCGCCGGCTGGCCGCCGAACCCTACGGCATGATCCTGGTCACCGGCCCCACCGGCAGCGGCAAGACCACCACCCTGTACGCCATGATCAGCGAAATCAACCATGGCGTAGACAAGATCATCACCATCGAAGACCCGGTCGAGTACCAGCTGCCCGGTGTGTTGCAAATCCCGGTCAACGAGAAGAAGGGCCTGACCTTCGCCCGTGGCCTGCGCTCCATCTTGCGCCACGACCCGGACAAGATCCTGGTTGGCGAAATCCGCGACCCGGACACCGCGCAAATTGCCGTGCAGTCGGCGCTTACCGGCCACCTGGTGTTCACCACCATCCACGCCAACAACGTGTTCGACGTGATCGGCCGCTTCAGCCAGATGCAGGTCGACCCCTACAGCTTCGTTTCTGCACTGAACGCGGTGCTGGCCCAGCGCCTGATCCGCCTGGCCTGCACGCATTGCTCCAGCCCCTGCGAAGTGGATGACGACACCCTGTATGGCTCGGGCCTGAGCCGTGAAGGCGTGGCCGGCTGGAAGTTCGTGCGCGTGCAGGGCTGCGGCCAGTGCCGCGGCAGTGGCTTTCGCGGGCGCAGCGCAATCGCGGAACTGCTGCACCTGGACGACGACCTGCGGCAGATGATCGTCGAGCGCCGCCCCCTGTCGCAAATCAAGACACTCGCCTGCCAGCGCGGCCTGCGCCTGCTGCGGGCTTCGGCGCTGGACCTGGTCCGCGATGGCCGCACCACACTTGAGGAGATCAACCGTGTCACATTCATCTGA
- a CDS encoding response regulator, with protein sequence MVNRVLVVDDEQTLAQNLQAYLQAQGLEVHVAHDGASGIEQAERLAPQVIVLDYRLPDMEGFQVLEAVRKNRQCHFMLITAHPTVEVRERAAELGVSHVLFKPFPLVELARAIFDLMGIERRRRATDNPAEGFVERRQNRNESFPLQLYDGSWVLAERRRNGAKPPGPDDDQLLTGE encoded by the coding sequence TTGGTGAACAGAGTATTGGTAGTCGATGACGAACAGACCCTTGCGCAGAACCTGCAAGCGTACCTGCAGGCGCAAGGCCTGGAAGTTCATGTTGCCCACGACGGTGCTAGTGGTATCGAGCAGGCTGAGCGCCTGGCGCCACAAGTGATCGTGCTGGATTACCGCTTGCCCGACATGGAAGGGTTTCAGGTTCTGGAGGCCGTACGCAAGAACAGGCAATGCCACTTCATGCTGATCACCGCCCACCCCACCGTCGAGGTGCGTGAGCGGGCCGCAGAGCTGGGAGTGAGCCATGTCCTGTTCAAGCCGTTCCCACTGGTGGAACTGGCCCGTGCGATCTTCGACCTGATGGGCATCGAGCGCCGGCGCAGGGCCACGGACAACCCGGCAGAAGGGTTCGTCGAACGACGCCAGAACAGGAACGAATCGTTCCCCCTGCAGTTGTACGATGGAAGCTGGGTGTTGGCTGAGCGCCGCCGTAATGGCGCCAAGCCGCCAGGGCCCGACGACGATCAACTGCTCACAGGGGAATAG
- a CDS encoding SurA N-terminal domain-containing protein produces the protein MRIVLLCLLLVMAKASWADVPAARVNGVEIGLTRLERYFSEYLTAQGRAVSSIRNPGLYKRLRGQALDELIDKELLWQEAQRQGIAISDAQVSAHVGEVEAAFGSPAVFERRLAEAGFDRAQYTEYTRQDMAAQQVYAQLSAVDAPSPAEVQAFYDANRETLQGAQNQSDNPSVIHEQGLVLARASLIGEREAQARKSVRQRLRDSAKVEIAD, from the coding sequence ATGCGTATTGTGTTGCTGTGCCTGTTGCTGGTAATGGCCAAGGCGAGCTGGGCCGATGTACCTGCTGCACGGGTCAATGGCGTGGAGATCGGGTTGACCCGCCTGGAGCGCTATTTCAGCGAATACCTGACCGCCCAGGGCCGCGCGGTTTCCAGCATCCGCAACCCGGGCCTGTACAAGCGCCTGCGTGGTCAGGCCCTGGACGAACTGATCGACAAGGAGCTCCTGTGGCAGGAGGCGCAGCGACAAGGCATCGCCATCAGCGACGCGCAGGTGTCGGCGCATGTCGGCGAGGTGGAAGCTGCGTTCGGCAGCCCGGCAGTTTTCGAACGGCGTCTGGCAGAGGCGGGCTTTGATAGGGCACAGTACACTGAATACACCCGGCAAGACATGGCGGCCCAGCAGGTGTACGCCCAGCTCAGCGCAGTCGACGCGCCGAGCCCGGCCGAAGTGCAAGCATTCTATGATGCCAACCGAGAAACACTGCAGGGAGCGCAGAACCAAAGTGATAACCCTTCGGTCATACACGAACAGGGCCTGGTCTTGGCCAGGGCCTCGCTCATCGGTGAGCGCGAGGCGCAAGCGCGCAAGTCCGTGCGCCAACGTTTGCGCGACTCCGCTAAAGTGGAGATCGCTGACTGA
- a CDS encoding ABC transporter substrate-binding protein, whose amino-acid sequence MNTAKGIVLLISISLCSSALAFDLTANEQAGKRLYREGVSSSDAQLQARVGASDIRVPASVLPCASCHGNDGRGRAEGGVRPPNLDWQRLAQGQGAREANGRSYPAYTDRSLARAIQHGVDPAGNRLDPAMPRFELTMADQRNLTAYLKRLAQERDPGIEEGVLRLGTLLPASGPLAEAGQVVRAVLEDGVAQLNQQGGIHGRRLELVVLDPGSDPVSAEHALQQLLEQERVFALISPLAPMLDPRLATLLAPQNVPLIGSTPRSGGSAQIFDPLPGLPEQLLSLAGHARAGLGLAPGDLRVVYAGNEQAAAAEQVRERLLQQGWAPSAIEAFDGQAMDGQGIVFLGRAQAFAELATALQAAGRKPYLFAASSQVAGAVARLPEQWSQRVFLAYPYVPEDWTEQGLATLAGLQQRQGLDPRQASLQVNTLCALRLLSEALKQIGRDASREQLIGALEGLHDVSTGLTPALGFGPGRRQGMAGAHVVAVALPGPRFTAVTPYRPVPDSL is encoded by the coding sequence ATGAACACTGCAAAAGGTATTGTGTTGCTCATCAGTATCAGCCTCTGCAGTTCAGCCCTGGCCTTTGATCTCACTGCCAACGAACAAGCCGGCAAACGCCTCTACCGCGAAGGCGTCTCCAGCAGCGATGCGCAATTGCAGGCCCGGGTCGGCGCCAGCGACATCCGCGTGCCCGCCAGCGTGCTGCCCTGCGCCAGCTGCCACGGCAACGACGGCCGTGGCCGCGCCGAAGGCGGCGTGCGCCCACCCAACCTGGACTGGCAACGCCTGGCACAAGGCCAGGGCGCACGCGAAGCCAATGGCCGCAGCTACCCGGCTTATACCGACCGCAGCCTGGCCCGGGCCATCCAGCATGGCGTAGACCCGGCGGGCAATCGGCTGGACCCGGCCATGCCACGCTTCGAACTGACCATGGCCGACCAGCGCAACCTTACCGCCTACCTGAAGCGCCTGGCGCAGGAGCGCGACCCCGGCATAGAGGAGGGCGTACTGCGCCTGGGCACCTTGCTGCCGGCTTCCGGCCCGCTGGCCGAAGCCGGGCAGGTGGTACGTGCAGTGCTGGAAGACGGGGTAGCGCAACTCAACCAGCAAGGCGGCATTCACGGGCGGCGCCTGGAGCTGGTCGTACTGGACCCTGGCTCCGACCCGGTCAGCGCCGAGCATGCCTTGCAGCAACTGCTGGAGCAGGAGCGCGTGTTCGCCCTGATTTCGCCGTTGGCACCGATGCTCGACCCGCGTCTGGCAACCTTGCTGGCACCCCAGAATGTGCCCCTGATCGGCAGCACTCCGCGCAGTGGCGGCAGCGCGCAGATATTCGACCCACTGCCCGGCTTGCCTGAGCAATTGCTGAGCCTGGCTGGTCACGCCCGTGCAGGGTTGGGCCTGGCACCAGGTGACTTGCGCGTGGTGTACGCCGGCAACGAGCAGGCAGCGGCGGCCGAGCAGGTACGTGAGCGCCTGTTGCAGCAGGGTTGGGCGCCTTCCGCCATCGAGGCCTTCGACGGCCAGGCTATGGACGGGCAGGGCATTGTCTTCCTCGGCCGCGCCCAGGCATTTGCCGAACTGGCGACGGCATTGCAGGCAGCAGGCCGCAAGCCCTACCTGTTCGCCGCGTCCAGCCAGGTGGCCGGCGCCGTGGCGCGGTTGCCCGAGCAATGGTCGCAACGGGTGTTCCTGGCTTACCCCTATGTCCCCGAAGACTGGACCGAGCAAGGCCTGGCCACCCTCGCCGGGCTGCAGCAACGCCAGGGCCTGGACCCACGCCAGGCGTCGTTGCAGGTCAATACCCTGTGCGCGTTGCGCCTGCTGAGCGAAGCGCTCAAGCAAATCGGCCGTGACGCCAGCCGCGAGCAACTGATTGGCGCACTGGAAGGCCTGCACGATGTATCTACCGGCCTGACCCCGGCGCTGGGCTTTGGCCCCGGTCGCCGCCAGGGCATGGCCGGTGCCCATGTGGTGGCGGTGGCCCTGCCCGGGCCGCGTTTCACCGCAGTTACCCCTTACCGGCCGGTGCCGGACAGCCTTTGA
- a CDS encoding SCO family protein, which translates to MSNVTSRRGGMRGFDWLVLGGCLWILGSMAFAHEGHAEQAPMPQPAPQTMTSGGGTRDAQTWFTDTVLKDQNGRELRFYSDVLKDNVVMLNVIFTHCTDACPLITRKLREVRAAMGPQLASQVTFVSISSDPLNDTPQALKAFAEKQGVDGPNWLFLTGDKANVDLVLGRIGQFLPSPEQHSTQLIAGDVAGKRWSKIRPDAPPAAIAQRMQLLTQPLAGR; encoded by the coding sequence ATGAGCAATGTAACCTCCCGCCGCGGCGGCATGCGCGGTTTCGACTGGCTGGTGCTGGGCGGCTGCCTGTGGATTCTCGGCTCGATGGCGTTTGCCCATGAAGGCCATGCGGAGCAGGCGCCCATGCCGCAGCCCGCGCCTCAGACGATGACCAGTGGCGGCGGCACCCGCGATGCCCAGACCTGGTTCACCGATACCGTACTGAAGGACCAGAACGGCCGCGAGCTGCGTTTTTACAGTGATGTGCTCAAGGACAACGTGGTCATGCTCAACGTGATCTTCACCCACTGCACCGACGCCTGCCCGCTGATCACCCGCAAGCTGCGCGAAGTGCGCGCGGCCATGGGGCCGCAACTGGCCAGCCAGGTGACTTTCGTGTCGATCAGCAGCGACCCGCTCAACGATACCCCGCAAGCACTCAAGGCGTTTGCCGAGAAGCAGGGGGTTGATGGGCCGAACTGGCTGTTTCTGACCGGTGACAAGGCCAATGTCGACCTGGTGCTAGGCCGCATCGGCCAGTTTCTGCCGAGCCCCGAGCAGCACTCCACGCAGTTGATTGCCGGCGATGTAGCAGGCAAACGCTGGAGCAAGATCCGCCCGGATGCACCACCGGCGGCGATTGCCCAGCGCATGCAACTGCTGACCCAGCCACTGGCAGGGCGGTGA
- a CDS encoding SCO family protein encodes MNAKHCFQLLALSLALASNLAMAHAGHDHKGHAEQPPAAHQEKTSVRFADVSLLNQDGMPVRLEKDLVNDHLVVMGFIYTSCTTVCPVVSSIMGKVQQQLGGRVGEEIHMVSISVDPQRDDAKRLQDYAKAFQKGPGWSWLTGTPYAVTETLKGLGSFSADLRQHPPLILVGDGRSGHWTRYYGFTDPTVLIEEINRLSARRVHAKSTAIADHHEVQP; translated from the coding sequence ATGAACGCCAAGCATTGTTTCCAACTGCTGGCCCTGAGCCTGGCACTTGCCAGCAACCTTGCCATGGCCCACGCCGGCCACGACCACAAAGGCCATGCCGAGCAGCCGCCGGCGGCTCACCAGGAAAAGACCAGTGTGCGTTTTGCCGACGTCTCCCTGCTGAACCAGGACGGCATGCCGGTACGCCTGGAGAAAGACCTGGTAAATGACCATCTGGTGGTCATGGGCTTCATCTACACCAGCTGCACCACGGTGTGCCCGGTGGTGTCGTCGATCATGGGCAAAGTCCAGCAACAGCTGGGTGGCCGGGTAGGGGAAGAGATCCACATGGTTTCGATCAGCGTCGACCCTCAGCGTGACGATGCCAAACGCCTGCAAGATTACGCCAAGGCCTTCCAGAAGGGGCCGGGCTGGAGCTGGCTGACCGGCACGCCGTACGCTGTCACCGAAACCCTCAAGGGCCTGGGCAGCTTCAGCGCCGACCTCCGTCAGCACCCGCCGCTGATTCTGGTGGGTGACGGGCGAAGCGGGCACTGGACGCGGTATTACGGCTTCACCGACCCAACGGTACTGATAGAAGAAATCAACCGACTCAGCGCCCGTCGGGTGCATGCCAAGAGCACGGCCATTGCCGACCACCATGAGGTGCAACCATGA